In Mastigocladopsis repens PCC 10914, a single window of DNA contains:
- a CDS encoding type III-B CRISPR module-associated Cmr3 family protein, with protein sequence MTQHRDLEFLGSFLLDTNNTLWLPTPKDLLGVKKKPSGDKETPEDDLDDKTNDWDRTERFQPAFQQDKAWKHLCFDSDGLSPMVTPLIDKNEFICRPQPWIKAEALSLYLAGEKLNNPRDFHDHPWSVQILPHIHMETGTRQVRDEEGYFTEVAIRLHSGWKLVASISCKLDEPFVVRLGGEGHRALVSPLPDFQQWQQLAAYEKPTDASNFAYLLTPGLAEKQPAVYGVYPTNWKENLSGCVSDRPLLWGGVSTIERKNQQEKEFALLPQRGFVPPGTVYLFEDIPEQADDLLPTTGGNWLMTFQQLNYGKLLWGQR encoded by the coding sequence GTGACCCAGCATCGAGATTTGGAATTTCTAGGTTCGTTTCTGCTAGATACAAATAACACCCTCTGGTTGCCAACACCCAAGGATTTATTAGGGGTAAAAAAGAAGCCATCAGGTGATAAAGAAACACCAGAGGATGACTTGGATGATAAAACGAATGACTGGGATAGAACTGAACGCTTTCAACCCGCTTTTCAACAGGATAAAGCATGGAAACACCTTTGCTTTGACTCCGACGGACTTTCACCAATGGTCACACCGCTGATTGACAAAAATGAATTTATATGCCGACCTCAACCTTGGATAAAAGCAGAAGCTTTGAGTCTGTATCTGGCGGGCGAAAAGCTTAATAATCCCAGAGATTTTCATGATCATCCCTGGAGTGTGCAAATTCTACCGCACATTCACATGGAGACAGGCACTAGGCAAGTCCGGGATGAGGAAGGGTACTTTACTGAGGTGGCGATACGTCTGCATTCTGGGTGGAAACTGGTAGCTAGTATAAGTTGCAAGCTGGATGAGCCGTTTGTGGTGCGTTTGGGGGGTGAGGGACATCGTGCGCTTGTTTCCCCATTGCCAGATTTTCAGCAGTGGCAGCAATTAGCAGCTTACGAGAAGCCTACAGATGCAAGTAATTTTGCATATTTGCTCACCCCAGGACTGGCTGAAAAACAACCAGCAGTCTATGGAGTTTATCCCACAAACTGGAAAGAGAATTTAAGTGGATGTGTGAGCGATCGCCCTTTGTTGTGGGGTGGCGTATCCACTATTGAACGTAAAAACCAACAGGAGAAAGAATTCGCCCTCCTTCCCCAACGGGGTTTTGTGCCACCAGGAACAGTGTATCTGTTTGAAGATATTCCCGAACAAGCAGATGACTTACTACCAACAACTGGAGGGAACTGGCTGATGACATTTCAACAATTGAACTATGGCAAACTTTTATGGGGTCAAAGATGA
- a CDS encoding Ycf66 family protein — protein sequence MLAYVLALAVGLGSVGLYMAAFFFPEIHRKNDFIWSGVGLFYALVLWIFAQRITGGFLLGHVASVALLGWFGWQTLSLRRQLTPTTQQTQIPSTETVKTNIQEQVSKLSLPQRLSQLQKGIGSTFSGAKDRVQQTVSQKTSEKPKTAETPPAPAGKAAVEIVDERTPVPEQQVVASPAITDIEAKTPPQEQLADVTASAPTEAKTDSVPQVIPPHPPSPELVEAAHEHTETEKTLPPVEEIAPDAALAPPAEGHPGEIPPNPPGQSS from the coding sequence ATGCTGGCATATGTCCTAGCGTTGGCTGTCGGTCTTGGAAGTGTAGGGCTTTACATGGCGGCTTTCTTTTTCCCTGAAATTCACCGCAAAAATGACTTTATCTGGAGTGGTGTAGGACTGTTCTACGCCTTGGTGTTATGGATATTTGCACAACGCATTACTGGGGGTTTTTTGCTGGGTCATGTGGCTAGTGTCGCTCTTTTGGGTTGGTTTGGCTGGCAAACATTATCATTACGTCGTCAACTAACGCCAACGACACAACAAACCCAAATACCCAGCACTGAGACAGTAAAAACAAACATTCAGGAGCAGGTTTCTAAGTTGTCGCTTCCCCAACGGCTTTCCCAGTTGCAAAAAGGTATCGGTAGCACCTTTTCTGGTGCGAAAGACCGAGTGCAACAAACTGTGAGTCAAAAAACATCGGAAAAACCCAAAACTGCCGAGACTCCCCCTGCACCAGCAGGTAAAGCTGCGGTTGAGATTGTCGATGAACGCACTCCTGTACCAGAACAACAAGTAGTCGCTTCTCCTGCGATAACTGATATCGAAGCAAAAACTCCACCACAAGAACAACTAGCAGATGTAACGGCTTCTGCTCCCACTGAAGCAAAAACTGACAGTGTCCCACAAGTAATTCCACCTCATCCACCATCTCCGGAATTAGTAGAAGCTGCTCACGAACATACTGAGACTGAAAAAACACTACCTCCTGTAGAAGAAATTGCTCCCGATGCTGCACTTGCTCCCCCAGCAGAAGGGCATCCTGGAGAAATTCCACCCAATCCTCCAGGTCAGAGTTCATAA
- a CDS encoding ParA family protein, with the protein MGYVIATANMKGGVGKTTLTVNVATCLAKNYGKRVLVLDLDSQISATLSLMSPVDFAKLRKQRRTLRYLIDSIISPSSRSKLTIRDIIQPQVCNLPGLDLLPGDIDLYDEFVVSEMLHQQAVSLGENEFETIWNRFERVLLGKILEPVGQEYDFIILDCAPGYNLLTRSALATSNFYILPAKPEPLSVVGIQLLERRIAQLKESHEQEANIDIQMLGIVFTMSNANFLSGRYYKQVMQRVHQDFGEAKICQTQIPIDVNVAKAVDSFMPVVLNNPSTAGSKAFFQLTQELLQKLEYAEAEKQQRTNLEFATS; encoded by the coding sequence ATGGGATATGTGATTGCTACTGCAAATATGAAGGGCGGGGTTGGCAAAACTACCCTCACCGTTAATGTAGCTACTTGTTTAGCAAAAAATTATGGTAAGCGGGTGCTTGTCCTTGACTTAGATAGCCAAATTAGTGCCACACTCAGTCTTATGTCTCCTGTGGACTTTGCCAAGCTCCGCAAACAAAGACGGACATTGAGATATCTGATAGACAGTATTATCAGTCCATCGTCAAGGTCAAAATTAACAATTCGGGATATCATTCAGCCTCAGGTTTGCAATCTCCCCGGACTGGATTTATTACCGGGAGATATTGACCTATACGATGAATTTGTCGTTTCAGAAATGCTGCATCAACAAGCAGTAAGTTTGGGTGAAAATGAATTTGAAACGATTTGGAATCGTTTTGAAAGAGTCTTGCTTGGTAAAATCTTAGAACCAGTTGGGCAAGAATACGATTTTATCATTTTAGACTGTGCTCCTGGGTATAATCTTTTAACTCGTAGTGCTTTGGCAACCAGTAATTTCTATATACTTCCGGCTAAACCCGAACCGTTATCTGTGGTGGGTATTCAATTGCTGGAAAGACGCATTGCCCAGTTAAAAGAAAGTCACGAACAGGAAGCAAATATAGATATACAAATGCTGGGAATTGTCTTCACAATGTCTAACGCTAACTTTCTCAGCGGAAGGTACTACAAACAAGTCATGCAGCGCGTTCATCAAGATTTTGGTGAGGCAAAAATTTGTCAGACACAAATACCAATTGATGTAAACGTTGCTAAGGCAGTTGACAGTTTTATGCCGGTTGTTTTAAACAATCCCAGCACAGCAGGGTCGAAAGCATTCTTTCAATTAACTCAAGAGCTGTTGCAAAAGCTAGAGTATGCTGAGGCTGAAAAGCAGCAAAGAACTAATTTAGAATTTGCCACATCATAA
- the cmr4 gene encoding type III-B CRISPR module RAMP protein Cmr4, with translation MMTNYLTYLYMLTPLHTGGSSNEGNMMGIAREVHTEFPYLPASSLRGKIRSELERKHPEEAEIFFGHKIKDGQQPTEGEVWFADATLLFFPIASLSHHLVWVTCPLWLSRWNRWLDKAPLQPIIKQCHQILSGEKSAVVSFQSKELYLQTALLKESDLQKIDVAPLAEQIFALTSAGGIISTLTNKLVVLTDEDCIALVETGLQREVRVALEEKSKIVKGGSFRSEEAIPPETVLFFPWGMKLAKDPDKTTNIRSSTPNTLNERMQFGGLEGLGRGWADLTTVDLTKEGK, from the coding sequence ATGATGACGAATTATCTGACTTATTTGTATATGCTAACACCTCTGCATACTGGCGGCAGTTCAAATGAAGGCAATATGATGGGCATTGCCCGTGAAGTCCACACAGAATTTCCCTATCTGCCTGCTTCATCGTTGCGCGGTAAAATTCGCTCTGAGTTGGAACGCAAACATCCTGAAGAAGCGGAAATATTTTTTGGACATAAGATTAAAGATGGTCAACAACCTACTGAGGGAGAAGTTTGGTTTGCTGATGCAACGTTGCTATTTTTCCCTATCGCTTCTTTAAGTCATCATTTAGTTTGGGTAACTTGTCCCCTATGGTTATCACGCTGGAACCGTTGGCTTGATAAAGCACCGCTACAACCAATTATCAAACAATGTCACCAAATTTTATCTGGTGAAAAGTCAGCAGTCGTAAGCTTCCAGTCCAAAGAACTTTACCTGCAAACAGCACTTTTAAAGGAATCGGATCTCCAGAAAATAGATGTAGCACCACTTGCAGAGCAAATTTTCGCCTTAACTTCTGCTGGTGGAATCATTTCTACGTTGACTAATAAATTAGTCGTTTTAACAGATGAAGACTGTATAGCGTTAGTGGAAACAGGGTTGCAACGAGAAGTGCGAGTCGCATTGGAAGAAAAATCGAAAATCGTCAAAGGTGGTTCTTTCCGTTCAGAAGAAGCAATTCCTCCAGAAACAGTGCTGTTCTTTCCTTGGGGGATGAAACTAGCAAAAGACCCTGATAAAACGACCAACATTCGCTCTTCTACGCCTAATACTTTAAACGAACGGATGCAATTTGGCGGGTTAGAAGGATTAGGCAGAGGTTGGGCTGATTTAACAACTGTAGATCTGACGAAGGAAGGCAAATGA
- a CDS encoding DUF6444 domain-containing protein, which produces MEENCLAYGIEISDLDWDKTPASVKQLVEKMGQHIKQSEKRLADLEAKQQELLEKINCTSKNSSIPPSSDPLHAEKKPEKKKSGKKRGGQPGHKGHSRFLIVLGTLKARIHQNIRASRSFS; this is translated from the coding sequence ATGGAAGAAAACTGCCTCGCCTACGGAATTGAAATTTCCGACTTAGATTGGGACAAGACTCCAGCCAGCGTCAAACAACTGGTGGAGAAAATGGGGCAGCATATAAAGCAATCAGAAAAAAGGCTGGCTGATTTAGAAGCCAAACAGCAAGAGTTATTAGAAAAAATCAATTGCACATCAAAAAACTCCAGCATTCCCCCATCGTCAGATCCACTTCATGCCGAAAAAAAACCAGAAAAAAAGAAGAGTGGTAAAAAGCGAGGGGGGCAACCAGGGCACAAGGGTCATAGTCGATTTTTGATTGTGTTGGGCACACTTAAGGCGAGAATTCATCAAAATATCAGAGCGTCCCGGAGTTTCAGCTGA
- a CDS encoding RAMP superfamily CRISPR-associated protein has product MNYNRDNRNSKRQQGQNQTIQQEWQAFLEKLKKDKNPLYELLQGSGIDEDGDALKLYIPTEDKKKEAQGKIPKIQAKLPNHWQKKRINLVVGEPPVELLQPSKKQPVSQSKPGSNSSSVMGRHKVLQSPLQELNFAEFGVDKKLNELAQPVLEAAAAADETCEILYKQLTEKTQKLADVTITVAFPWRVRVGGMRGFRELLLPVFHPVYGVPYIPSSSLKGAIRAIALQHETQSEVNRLLGSLDDGIGCVQILDAFPTAACLSVDMANPQWHWHKNNVEYNPQPHALLSMEQPELVIGLIRTSRGNNADDVEKVKGWLEKALAMGIGSRLSAGYGRASLSHTLPHSSSHDFHLWTQGMYGASTDNPEFRPVALRGMLRYWFRAIALGIYSPSQCKELEATLFGTLEPKTKEGSIRIAVEWEEAPSDGPAGTRPKGERAYFYKGKILLEAKNQQHLTLIEKLLRLSSHLAGVGRGSRRPLHWNSGRMRGCHWELTNAILPSDKQSWQDFLKQVREAFLAVQRPQGSPSSSSPDNSRCQDVLNNKAEIYLVPCLGMKHPKNVVTVHRI; this is encoded by the coding sequence ATGAATTACAATCGGGATAACCGCAACTCTAAGCGCCAACAAGGACAAAACCAAACTATTCAGCAGGAATGGCAGGCTTTTTTAGAAAAACTTAAAAAAGATAAAAATCCCCTTTACGAGTTGCTTCAAGGCAGTGGAATAGATGAAGATGGGGATGCTCTTAAGCTGTACATTCCCACTGAAGATAAGAAAAAGGAAGCTCAAGGAAAAATACCGAAAATTCAAGCGAAACTGCCTAATCATTGGCAAAAGAAAAGGATTAATCTTGTAGTTGGTGAGCCGCCTGTAGAATTATTACAACCTTCAAAAAAGCAGCCTGTCAGTCAGTCAAAACCAGGGTCAAATTCATCGTCAGTAATGGGAAGACACAAAGTTCTTCAAAGTCCACTTCAAGAATTAAACTTTGCGGAATTTGGCGTAGATAAAAAGCTGAATGAACTGGCTCAACCTGTGCTGGAAGCCGCAGCAGCTGCTGATGAAACTTGTGAAATTCTGTACAAGCAGCTAACAGAGAAAACCCAAAAATTAGCTGATGTCACCATCACTGTTGCGTTTCCCTGGCGGGTGCGGGTTGGGGGAATGCGAGGCTTTCGCGAGTTGTTATTGCCTGTATTTCATCCGGTGTATGGTGTGCCTTACATTCCCTCCAGCAGTCTCAAAGGTGCTATCCGGGCGATCGCACTCCAGCATGAAACTCAATCTGAGGTCAATCGCCTCCTGGGAAGTCTTGACGATGGCATCGGTTGCGTACAGATTCTTGATGCTTTCCCCACCGCAGCCTGTCTGAGTGTCGATATGGCAAATCCCCAATGGCATTGGCACAAAAATAACGTTGAATACAACCCTCAACCCCACGCTTTACTCTCAATGGAACAACCTGAGTTGGTCATTGGGTTGATTCGCACTAGCCGAGGAAATAATGCAGATGATGTGGAAAAAGTCAAGGGCTGGTTGGAAAAAGCTTTAGCAATGGGAATCGGTTCGCGCTTGAGTGCGGGCTATGGACGAGCGAGTTTGAGCCATACCTTACCACATTCATCATCTCACGATTTTCATCTGTGGACGCAGGGAATGTATGGAGCTTCTACTGACAACCCAGAGTTTCGTCCGGTGGCATTGCGGGGGATGTTGCGATACTGGTTTAGAGCGATCGCCCTCGGAATTTATTCACCCAGTCAATGCAAAGAACTAGAAGCCACTCTTTTTGGGACGCTGGAACCGAAAACTAAAGAAGGTAGTATCCGCATTGCCGTAGAGTGGGAGGAAGCACCAAGCGATGGTCCAGCAGGAACCCGCCCAAAGGGCGAACGCGCCTACTTCTACAAAGGCAAAATTTTGTTGGAGGCAAAGAACCAACAACACCTCACCCTAATTGAAAAACTGCTGCGCTTATCATCCCATCTTGCCGGAGTCGGCAGGGGTTCACGACGACCTCTGCATTGGAATAGTGGCAGAATGCGAGGGTGTCATTGGGAGCTGACTAATGCAATACTACCTAGCGATAAGCAATCTTGGCAGGATTTTCTCAAACAGGTGCGGGAGGCTTTTTTGGCTGTGCAACGTCCTCAAGGTTCACCATCATCTAGCAGTCCTGATAACTCTCGTTGTCAGGATGTTTTAAATAATAAAGCAGAGATTTATTTGGTGCCCTGTTTGGGAATGAAACATCCCAAAAATGTGGTAACCGTTCACAGGATCTGA
- a CDS encoding nucleotidyltransferase family protein has protein sequence MGIHEVLLPYRKEILEIPAKYGAYNVRVFGSVARGEAKPESDVDFLVEIEPQRSLSDTNAPLTAIILTALLKEVSLR, from the coding sequence ATGGGAATTCATGAAGTACTACTACCTTATCGAAAGGAAATCTTAGAAATCCCTGCCAAATACGGAGCTTATAATGTACGAGTTTTTGGTTCCGTCGCTAGGGGAGAAGCAAAACCAGAGAGTGATGTGGATTTTTTGGTAGAAATTGAGCCGCAAAGAAGTTTGTCAGACACCAATGCACCACTCACTGCTATAATCTTGACTGCTTTACTGAAAGAAGTGTCACTGAGGTAA
- a CDS encoding HNH endonuclease: MTVNNATRKLVRERANFLCEYCHSLEEASAALFAIDHILPQSLGGSDNPDNLALACQRCNGYRYNFTTGIDPQTQEVVPLFNPRQQKWADHFIWSTDGLRILGVTPIGRATCHRLDLNDERHNEGSIVKARRLWVRGGWHPPQDDPQQQR; this comes from the coding sequence ATGACAGTTAATAATGCAACAAGAAAGTTAGTACGAGAAAGAGCTAACTTTCTTTGCGAATACTGTCATTCTTTAGAAGAAGCAAGTGCAGCTCTGTTTGCTATCGACCATATTCTTCCCCAGTCTCTGGGTGGTTCTGATAACCCTGATAACCTAGCATTGGCTTGCCAGCGCTGCAATGGATACCGCTATAACTTCACAACTGGAATTGATCCACAAACCCAAGAGGTTGTCCCCTTATTTAATCCTCGTCAGCAAAAGTGGGCAGATCACTTTATTTGGTCAACAGACGGTTTAAGAATTCTTGGTGTCACTCCTATTGGACGAGCTACTTGTCATCGTTTAGACCTAAATGATGAACGTCACAATGAAGGCTCTATCGTTAAAGCACGTCGTTTGTGGGTGCGGGGTGGTTGGCATCCGCCCCAAGACGACCCCCAACAACAAAGATAG
- the ileS gene encoding isoleucine--tRNA ligase has protein sequence MTETGKYKDTVNLPKTNFDMRANAVKREPEIQKFWEDNKIYERLSQENPGDLFILHDGPPYANGSLHIGHALNKILKDIINRYQLIRGRKVRYVPGWDCHGLPIELKVLQNMKPGERQNLTPLQLRHKAKEFALAAVNEQRESFKRYGVWGDWEHPYLTMKPQYEAAQIGVFGQMVLKGYIYRGLKPVHWSPSSNTALAEAELEYPEGHTSRSIYVAFPMTGLSEAAKPGLGEFLPQLGVAIWTTTPWTIPANLAVAVNPDLNYAVVECRDAPWRVSTKYLIVAADLVERLSEVLGSQLIVKATVKGKDLEHSTYRHPLFDRESPIVIGGDYVTTESGTGLVHTAPGHGQEDYMVGQRYGLPILAPVDDNGNFTEEAGQFAGLNVLGDGNQAVIDALTAAGSLLKEEPYQHKYPYDWRTKKPTIFRATEQWFASVEGFRDEALKAIASVRWIPAQGENRITPMVAERSDWCISRQRNWGVPIPVFYDEETGEPLLNEETISHVQAIVAEKGSDAWWELSPQELLPEKYRINGRSYRKGTDTMDVWFDSGSSWASVAEQRPELRYPVDMYLEGSDQHRGWFQSSLLTSVAVNDCAPYKTVLTHGFALDEQGRKMSKSLGNVVDPATLILGGKDQKKEPGYGADVLRLWVSSVDYSSDVRLGSNIIKQLADVRNKIRNTARFLLGNLHDFDPEKDAVPFEEMTQLDRYMLHRMTEVFKEVTEAFESFQFFRFFQTMQNFCVVDLSNFYLDIAKDRLYISALNSFRRRSCQTVLKIALENIARAIAPVLCHMAEDIWQFLPYKTPYKSVFEAGWVQLDQKWHNPELATLWQQLRQMRTEVNKVLEEARVNKMIGSSLEAKVLLYVEDEQLRSSVKSLNDSQNGIDELRYLFITSQVDLLNSSEAVQGLEYSLQSDTWKIGVVNAEGQKCDRCWNYSTHVGESAEHPLICERCVAALAGEF, from the coding sequence GTGACAGAAACAGGAAAATACAAAGATACGGTCAATTTGCCCAAAACCAACTTTGATATGCGTGCAAACGCTGTCAAGAGGGAGCCAGAAATCCAAAAGTTTTGGGAAGACAATAAAATTTATGAACGCCTGTCTCAAGAGAATCCAGGTGATTTATTTATATTGCATGATGGACCACCCTACGCAAATGGTTCTCTGCATATTGGTCACGCTTTAAATAAAATTCTTAAAGATATTATTAATCGCTACCAACTGATACGAGGACGTAAAGTTCGTTACGTGCCTGGTTGGGATTGCCACGGCTTGCCAATTGAACTGAAAGTTTTGCAGAACATGAAGCCAGGAGAACGGCAAAACTTGACGCCTTTGCAGTTGCGCCACAAAGCGAAAGAATTTGCCCTGGCTGCGGTGAATGAACAACGTGAAAGTTTCAAACGCTACGGTGTTTGGGGTGATTGGGAACACCCATATTTGACGATGAAACCGCAATACGAAGCGGCTCAAATTGGCGTTTTCGGTCAGATGGTATTAAAAGGATACATCTATCGTGGTTTGAAGCCAGTTCACTGGAGTCCCAGTTCTAACACGGCACTGGCAGAAGCTGAGTTGGAATATCCTGAAGGTCATACCTCGCGCAGTATCTATGTGGCTTTTCCAATGACGGGTTTATCGGAAGCAGCGAAACCAGGACTTGGGGAATTTTTGCCGCAGTTGGGTGTGGCTATCTGGACAACAACACCATGGACAATTCCCGCTAACTTGGCAGTAGCGGTGAATCCAGACCTCAACTACGCAGTGGTTGAATGTAGAGACGCGCCATGGCGCGTCTCTACAAAGTACCTGATTGTGGCGGCTGATTTGGTGGAACGTCTATCTGAGGTCTTGGGAAGTCAGCTAATTGTCAAAGCCACGGTAAAAGGGAAAGATTTAGAACATTCCACCTACCGACATCCCCTATTTGACCGTGAAAGTCCGATTGTTATCGGCGGTGATTATGTCACCACCGAATCGGGTACTGGTTTGGTACACACTGCCCCTGGTCATGGTCAAGAAGACTACATGGTTGGTCAGCGCTACGGGTTGCCTATCCTTGCGCCTGTGGATGACAATGGCAACTTCACTGAAGAGGCGGGACAGTTTGCTGGGTTGAATGTCCTGGGTGATGGAAACCAGGCGGTAATTGATGCGCTGACGGCGGCGGGTTCGCTGCTGAAGGAGGAACCCTACCAACACAAGTATCCTTACGACTGGCGGACGAAGAAACCAACGATTTTCCGTGCTACAGAACAGTGGTTTGCAAGCGTTGAAGGATTTCGGGATGAGGCGCTAAAGGCGATCGCCTCTGTAAGATGGATTCCCGCGCAAGGTGAAAACCGTATCACACCAATGGTTGCGGAACGTTCTGACTGGTGTATTTCCCGTCAGCGCAACTGGGGTGTGCCAATTCCCGTTTTTTACGATGAAGAAACAGGCGAACCGCTGCTGAATGAGGAAACCATCTCCCATGTTCAGGCAATTGTTGCCGAAAAAGGTTCCGATGCTTGGTGGGAACTTTCACCCCAAGAGTTATTGCCAGAAAAATACCGCATCAACGGTCGGTCTTACCGTAAAGGGACTGATACTATGGATGTATGGTTTGATTCTGGCTCATCCTGGGCATCTGTGGCAGAACAACGTCCAGAGTTGCGCTACCCAGTTGATATGTACCTGGAAGGTTCAGACCAGCATCGCGGTTGGTTCCAGTCGAGTTTGCTCACCAGCGTAGCAGTTAACGACTGTGCGCCTTACAAAACCGTTTTGACTCACGGCTTTGCTTTGGATGAACAAGGGCGCAAGATGAGTAAGTCATTGGGGAATGTAGTTGACCCAGCAACGCTCATTTTGGGAGGCAAAGACCAGAAAAAAGAACCAGGCTATGGTGCTGATGTCTTGCGTTTGTGGGTATCTTCAGTAGACTACTCTTCTGATGTCCGTCTTGGCAGTAATATCATCAAGCAACTGGCAGATGTGCGGAACAAAATTCGCAATACGGCGCGGTTCTTGTTGGGAAATTTGCATGATTTTGATCCCGAAAAAGATGCAGTACCGTTTGAGGAAATGACCCAGCTTGACCGCTATATGCTGCACCGCATGACGGAGGTTTTCAAGGAAGTTACAGAAGCGTTTGAAAGCTTCCAATTTTTCCGCTTTTTCCAAACCATGCAGAATTTCTGCGTGGTGGATTTATCCAACTTTTATCTGGATATCGCTAAGGACAGGCTGTATATCAGTGCGCTTAATTCGTTCCGCCGTCGTAGCTGTCAAACAGTGCTGAAGATTGCTTTGGAGAACATAGCACGTGCGATCGCCCCTGTACTATGTCATATGGCAGAAGATATCTGGCAATTTCTCCCGTATAAGACACCCTACAAGTCAGTGTTTGAAGCTGGCTGGGTGCAGTTAGACCAGAAGTGGCACAATCCAGAATTAGCGACCTTGTGGCAGCAATTGCGACAAATGCGTACTGAGGTGAACAAGGTACTGGAAGAAGCCAGAGTCAATAAAATGATTGGTTCTTCCCTGGAAGCTAAGGTGTTGCTGTATGTAGAAGATGAGCAGTTACGTTCATCAGTAAAATCACTAAATGACAGTCAGAATGGAATAGATGAGCTACGTTACCTGTTCATCACTTCACAAGTAGACTTGTTGAATTCATCGGAAGCAGTACAAGGGTTGGAGTACAGCTTGCAGTCCGATACATGGAAAATTGGAGTCGTGAACGCAGAAGGGCAGAAATGCGATAGATGCTGGAACTACTCAACTCATGTAGGAGAGTCAGCCGAACATCCACTAATTTGCGAACGGTGTGTTGCAGCCTTAGCAGGGGAGTTTTAG
- the gndA gene encoding NADP-dependent phosphogluconate dehydrogenase has product MTQQSFGVIGLAVMGENIALNVERNGFPIAVYNRSRDKTDKFMAERAPGRNVKAAFTLEEFVASLERPRRILIMVQAGKPVDAVIAQLKPLLDEGDIIIDGGNSWFEDTDRRTQELEPAGFRFIGMGVSGGEEGALNGPSLMPGGTQSSYQYLEPIFTKIAAQVDDGPCVTYIGPGGSGHYVKMVHNGIEYGDMQLIAEAYDLLKNAAGLDHNQLHEVFAQWNTTDELNSFLIEITANIFPYIDPDTNLPLVDLIVDSAGQKGTGRWTVQTALELGVSIPTIIAAVNGRIISSYKQERVAASKILTGPTGKYEGNTKEFISMVRDALYCSKICSYAQGMALLSKASQTYNWNLQLGELARIWKGGCIIRAGFLNKIKNAFNENPTLPNLLLAPEFKQTILDRQTAWREVLATAAKLGIPVPAFSASLDYFDSYRRDRLPQNLTQAQRDYFGAHTYQRVDKPGAFHTEWVPITEKSE; this is encoded by the coding sequence ATGACACAGCAAAGCTTTGGTGTGATTGGTCTAGCTGTTATGGGTGAAAACATCGCTCTAAATGTGGAGCGTAACGGCTTTCCAATCGCAGTTTACAACCGCTCGCGCGACAAAACTGATAAATTCATGGCGGAGCGTGCCCCAGGAAGAAACGTCAAAGCCGCTTTTACTCTAGAAGAGTTCGTTGCCTCCTTGGAACGTCCCAGAAGAATTCTCATCATGGTGCAAGCTGGTAAGCCAGTAGATGCCGTGATTGCTCAGCTCAAACCCTTGCTGGACGAAGGCGACATTATCATCGATGGTGGCAACTCTTGGTTTGAAGATACAGATCGACGCACCCAAGAATTAGAACCTGCTGGGTTTCGATTCATTGGTATGGGCGTCAGCGGTGGTGAAGAAGGAGCACTCAATGGTCCTTCTCTGATGCCAGGAGGTACGCAAAGCTCTTACCAGTATCTAGAGCCAATTTTCACGAAGATTGCCGCCCAAGTCGATGATGGTCCGTGTGTGACATACATTGGTCCTGGTGGTTCTGGTCACTATGTCAAAATGGTACACAACGGTATTGAGTACGGCGATATGCAGCTGATTGCAGAAGCCTACGATTTACTGAAAAATGCCGCTGGACTTGACCATAATCAACTCCATGAAGTTTTTGCCCAATGGAACACCACGGACGAACTGAATTCGTTTTTGATTGAAATTACGGCAAATATTTTCCCTTACATTGACCCAGACACAAATTTACCTTTGGTCGATTTGATTGTTGACTCCGCAGGTCAAAAGGGAACCGGACGTTGGACGGTGCAGACTGCGCTGGAATTGGGTGTTTCTATACCAACGATTATCGCCGCAGTCAATGGGCGCATCATCTCTTCCTACAAACAAGAGCGCGTGGCAGCATCGAAGATACTCACAGGTCCCACTGGCAAGTATGAGGGAAATACCAAAGAGTTTATTAGCATGGTGCGGGATGCCCTCTACTGCTCGAAAATCTGTTCTTACGCTCAGGGAATGGCGCTACTCTCTAAAGCTTCCCAAACCTATAACTGGAATTTGCAACTGGGTGAATTGGCGCGGATTTGGAAGGGCGGCTGTATTATTCGCGCTGGATTTTTGAATAAGATTAAGAATGCGTTTAACGAAAATCCAACCCTGCCTAACCTTCTGTTAGCTCCTGAATTCAAACAGACGATTCTTGACAGACAAACAGCTTGGCGTGAAGTGTTGGCAACAGCAGCAAAACTGGGAATTCCAGTGCCAGCATTTAGTGCATCTTTGGATTATTTCGACAGCTACCGTCGCGATCGCTTGCCTCAAAACCTCACCCAAGCTCAACGCGACTATTTCGGGGCGCATACCTACCAGCGTGTGGATAAGCCCGGTGCTTTCCACACTGAATGGGTACCAATTACTGAGAAATCTGAGTAA